One genomic window of Bradyrhizobium sp. B124 includes the following:
- a CDS encoding SRPBCC family protein gives MARVYVSTVVNARNDRVWARVRDFNGLPNWHPAIAESRIEGGEPSDKIGCIRDFRLRNGDRIREKLLGLSDYDMFCTYSILESPMGVENYVATLRLTPVTDGDQTFMEWTAEFDCAPEREAELVNNIGGGVFQGGFDALKRAFGG, from the coding sequence ATGGCACGGGTTTACGTCTCTACTGTCGTCAACGCCCGCAACGACCGGGTCTGGGCCCGGGTGCGCGATTTTAACGGGCTGCCGAACTGGCATCCCGCGATCGCTGAAAGCCGGATCGAGGGCGGCGAGCCCTCGGACAAGATCGGCTGCATCAGGGATTTCCGCCTGCGCAACGGCGATCGCATCCGCGAGAAGCTGCTCGGCCTGTCCGATTACGACATGTTCTGCACCTACTCGATCCTGGAATCGCCGATGGGCGTCGAGAACTATGTCGCGACGCTGCGGCTCACGCCGGTCACCGATGGCGACCAGACGTTCATGGAATGGACCGCCGAGTTCGACTGTGCGCCCGAGCGCGAGGCGGAGCTGGTCAACAATATCGGCGGCGGTGTGTTCCAGGGCGGGTTCGACGCGCTGAAGCGGGCGTTCGGGGGATAG
- a CDS encoding SRPBCC family protein: MPHIVKSTILDTPTDAVWAVLRDFNGHDRWHPAVATSGIERAQPSDKIGCVRRFKLKDGSELREQLLALSDLEQSFSYCLLDTPVPMFNYVAHVRLLPVTDGDRTFWHWESRFMTRTEDTDRITHMVSEDIYQAGFDAIRRHLKGAA; the protein is encoded by the coding sequence GTGCCGCATATCGTCAAGAGCACGATCCTGGATACACCAACCGATGCGGTGTGGGCCGTGCTGCGCGATTTCAACGGTCATGACCGCTGGCACCCAGCGGTCGCGACCAGCGGCATCGAGCGGGCGCAGCCCTCCGACAAAATCGGCTGCGTCAGGCGCTTCAAGCTGAAGGACGGATCCGAGCTGCGCGAGCAGTTGCTGGCGCTGTCCGACCTCGAACAATCGTTCAGCTACTGCCTGCTCGATACGCCGGTCCCGATGTTCAACTACGTGGCGCATGTTCGCCTGCTGCCGGTCACCGATGGCGACCGCACCTTCTGGCACTGGGAGTCGCGCTTCATGACGCGGACCGAGGACACGGACCGCATCACGCACATGGTTTCGGAAGACATCTACCAGGCCGGCTTCGACGCCATCCGCCGGCATCTGAAGGGGGCCGCGTAA
- a CDS encoding FAD binding domain-containing protein: protein MPVTVKTFTSTNEAAAALSSDRSARYLGGGTLVMRALNEGDISISTVVRASDQAMTRIDTSGARIVLGAGVTFARILAERDLGFLHAPARSIGGPAVRNMGTVGGNLFAPVPYGDFTVAMLALDAMVSVQGGLGGREIGIEEFLQSRDRQAGTLVLAISFAKPGSADAFRYRKIARIKPKGGAVITLAAHLPVNGSRIVGARVALGSMAPTPIRARAAERALEGRSLDTSTINAAAAAAVEGTSPGDNALASAWYRREIVGVHLRRLLSGQE, encoded by the coding sequence ATGCCAGTCACGGTGAAGACCTTCACCAGCACGAACGAGGCCGCAGCCGCGCTGTCGTCGGACCGCAGCGCCCGCTATCTCGGCGGCGGCACGCTGGTGATGCGGGCGCTGAACGAAGGCGACATCTCGATCTCGACCGTCGTGCGCGCCAGCGACCAGGCGATGACAAGGATCGACACGTCGGGCGCGCGGATCGTGCTCGGCGCCGGCGTCACCTTCGCACGCATCCTGGCCGAACGCGATCTCGGCTTCCTGCACGCCCCTGCCCGCTCGATCGGCGGACCGGCGGTGCGCAACATGGGAACGGTCGGCGGCAATCTGTTCGCGCCGGTGCCGTATGGCGATTTCACCGTCGCGATGCTTGCGCTCGATGCGATGGTATCGGTGCAGGGCGGCCTCGGCGGCCGCGAGATCGGAATCGAGGAATTCCTGCAGTCGCGCGACCGGCAGGCCGGCACGCTGGTGCTCGCGATCTCCTTTGCCAAGCCCGGCAGCGCTGATGCCTTCCGCTACCGCAAGATCGCGCGGATCAAGCCCAAGGGCGGCGCGGTGATCACGCTCGCGGCGCATCTGCCGGTCAACGGCAGCCGGATCGTCGGCGCCCGCGTCGCGCTCGGCTCGATGGCGCCGACCCCGATCCGCGCCCGCGCCGCCGAACGCGCGCTGGAAGGCCGCTCGCTCGACACGTCCACGATCAATGCGGCTGCTGCGGCAGCGGTCGAAGGAACTTCGCCCGGCGACAATGCGCTCGCCAGCGCCTGGTATCGCCGCGAGATCGTCGGCGTGCATCTCAGACGCCTGTTGTCCGGTCAGGAATAG
- a CDS encoding (2Fe-2S)-binding protein: MAKTPLQFSHNGRDVAIFVDGGTNLLVALRELIGDMTPKFGCGQGGCGTCSVLIDGELHLSCLTLAETVAGRSVETLDGIKDGPNLHPLQRAFADNFAAQCGYCTPGMLMAAKALLDRNPQPSRAEVVEAISGNICRCTGYEPIINAVLAAASGSRARA; this comes from the coding sequence ATGGCCAAGACCCCTCTGCAATTCAGCCACAACGGCCGCGACGTCGCGATCTTCGTCGACGGCGGCACCAACCTTTTGGTCGCGCTGCGCGAGCTGATCGGCGACATGACGCCGAAATTCGGTTGCGGCCAGGGCGGCTGCGGCACCTGCAGTGTGCTGATCGACGGCGAACTGCATCTCTCCTGCCTGACGCTGGCCGAAACGGTCGCCGGCCGCTCGGTCGAGACGCTCGACGGCATCAAGGACGGTCCCAATCTGCACCCGCTGCAACGCGCCTTCGCCGACAATTTCGCCGCGCAGTGCGGCTACTGCACGCCGGGCATGCTGATGGCTGCGAAGGCGCTGCTCGACCGCAATCCGCAGCCGAGCCGCGCCGAGGTCGTCGAGGCGATCTCCGGCAACATCTGCCGCTGCACCGGCTACGAGCCGATCATCAACGCCGTGTTGGCTGCCGCATCGGGCAGCCGGGCTCGCGCGTAA
- a CDS encoding xanthine dehydrogenase family protein molybdopterin-binding subunit translates to MLELRKDLFADERDDNLKEIGKGTQRQDMLGHVTGTSPYFDDHKLQGMLHLKVVRSAHSHARLRRIDTSEAERSQGVRRVIRASDVPRNLNTLLSLINFGKDDEPSLAVDKVRYKGEPIVAIVADSPREAFEAIAKVKIDYEPLPAVFDVEEALKPGAPVVNEVYPKNTFTYHETYDRQQLRFGDADRALASADHVLEQRYQMSPIEHAPTETNGSIAAPDTNGRYIVYTSTQALFFSVDTCAKILDVPSNTFHFIGGTVGGGFGGKVDTLTEPLCILGAMLTGRPVRYVFGREEEMQYGPPRGAERIYIKDGVMRDGRVVARKVRAYFDSGAYTRLSSYAAVKCAAHLPGPYTIPNVHGDVYCVFTNRTPATAMRGFGVTAMDFAIECQMDKLAHLVGMDPMEFRILNAYRDGDMKAHRREAKNTALIECVQVAAEKAKWPLREEFKRMSSRKDGGGIRAAVTLTPRESHAPAAAPIQQRTTYDRAPAATREPPPPPPPSPPTSPPPPRPSAPSHGATRFSSVFGTRRR, encoded by the coding sequence ATGCTGGAATTGCGCAAGGACCTCTTCGCCGACGAGCGTGACGATAATCTGAAAGAGATCGGCAAGGGCACGCAGCGCCAGGACATGCTCGGCCATGTCACCGGCACCTCGCCCTATTTCGACGATCACAAGCTGCAAGGCATGCTGCACCTGAAAGTGGTCCGCAGCGCGCATTCCCACGCACGGCTGCGACGCATCGACACGTCGGAGGCCGAGCGGTCGCAGGGGGTGCGGCGCGTGATTCGCGCCTCCGACGTGCCGCGCAACCTCAACACGCTGCTCAGCCTGATCAATTTCGGCAAGGACGACGAGCCATCGCTCGCGGTCGACAAGGTGCGCTACAAGGGCGAGCCGATCGTCGCCATCGTCGCCGACAGCCCGCGCGAAGCTTTTGAGGCGATCGCCAAGGTTAAGATCGACTATGAGCCGCTGCCGGCGGTGTTCGATGTCGAGGAGGCGCTGAAGCCGGGCGCGCCCGTCGTCAACGAGGTGTACCCCAAGAACACCTTCACCTATCACGAGACCTATGATCGCCAGCAGTTGCGCTTCGGCGACGCCGACCGCGCCCTGGCCTCGGCCGACCATGTGCTGGAGCAGCGCTACCAGATGTCGCCGATCGAGCACGCGCCGACCGAGACCAACGGTTCGATCGCAGCGCCCGACACCAACGGCCGCTACATCGTCTACACCTCGACGCAGGCGCTGTTCTTCTCGGTCGACACCTGCGCCAAGATCCTCGATGTGCCCTCCAACACCTTCCACTTCATCGGCGGCACTGTCGGCGGCGGCTTCGGCGGCAAGGTCGATACGCTGACCGAGCCGCTCTGCATCCTCGGCGCGATGCTGACCGGGCGTCCGGTGCGCTACGTGTTCGGGCGCGAGGAGGAGATGCAATACGGCCCGCCGCGCGGCGCCGAGCGCATCTACATCAAGGATGGCGTGATGCGCGACGGCCGCGTCGTCGCCCGCAAGGTGCGCGCCTATTTCGACAGCGGCGCCTATACGCGGCTGTCGAGCTATGCGGCGGTGAAATGCGCCGCGCATCTGCCCGGCCCCTACACGATCCCGAACGTCCATGGCGACGTCTACTGCGTCTTCACCAACCGGACGCCGGCGACCGCGATGCGTGGTTTCGGCGTCACGGCGATGGATTTCGCCATCGAATGCCAGATGGACAAGCTCGCCCATCTCGTCGGCATGGATCCGATGGAGTTCCGGATCCTCAACGCGTATCGCGACGGCGACATGAAGGCGCATCGGCGCGAGGCCAAGAACACCGCGCTGATCGAATGCGTGCAGGTCGCCGCGGAGAAGGCGAAATGGCCGCTCCGCGAGGAGTTCAAGCGGATGTCGTCGCGCAAGGATGGTGGCGGGATCCGCGCCGCCGTGACGCTGACGCCGCGGGAATCACATGCGCCGGCGGCCGCACCGATCCAGCAGCGCACGACGTATGACCGCGCGCCGGCCGCGACGCGCGAGCCGCCTCCGCCGCCGCCTCCCTCACCGCCAACATCACCTCCGCCACCGCGGCCGAGCGCGCCGTCGCATGGTGCCACCCGCTTCTCATCCGTCTTCGGCACCAGGAGGCGCTGA
- a CDS encoding molybdopterin cofactor-binding domain-containing protein, which translates to MTRHRGRGIASVNYPIGMNLGGDPSQALVHSNPSGKFTVALSSIDLGQGMKSVTRQICAETLGVPVEDVYVDTADSDTGPHCMGSFASRGTHRVGNAVMAAAREARGVMMEAAAEELEVNAADLETDGRGNIHVKGAPHRSISTKDVAIAAQFKQGKTISGRGIFLVPLSDVDPETGEMSPATCYAHACLVAEVEVDDETGEVDMVRMDSAYELGRALNPRLVEQQLVGGAWMGVSHALYETPEPYYPEPVHGPRDFVEYLMPGPGDICPHDIAVLERPAPDGPFGAKGPGEMCANPVLPAVANAIFNAVGVRIDDLPITPEKVLRAIRAQGGARPQPRR; encoded by the coding sequence ATGACCCGGCATCGCGGACGCGGCATCGCGTCGGTCAACTACCCCATCGGCATGAATCTCGGCGGCGATCCGAGCCAGGCGCTGGTGCATTCGAACCCGAGCGGCAAGTTCACCGTAGCGCTGTCCTCGATCGATCTTGGCCAGGGCATGAAGTCGGTGACCCGGCAGATCTGCGCCGAGACGCTTGGCGTGCCGGTCGAGGACGTCTATGTCGACACTGCCGACTCCGACACCGGCCCGCACTGCATGGGCTCGTTCGCCTCGCGCGGCACGCATCGCGTCGGTAACGCCGTGATGGCGGCGGCGCGGGAGGCGCGCGGCGTGATGATGGAGGCGGCTGCCGAGGAACTGGAGGTGAACGCCGCTGATCTCGAGACTGATGGGCGCGGCAATATCCACGTCAAGGGCGCACCGCACCGCTCGATCTCGACCAAGGACGTCGCGATCGCCGCACAGTTCAAGCAAGGCAAGACGATCTCCGGCCGCGGCATCTTCCTGGTGCCGCTGTCCGACGTCGACCCTGAAACCGGCGAGATGTCGCCGGCGACATGTTACGCGCATGCCTGTCTCGTCGCAGAGGTCGAGGTCGACGACGAGACCGGCGAGGTCGACATGGTCAGGATGGACTCCGCCTATGAGCTCGGCCGCGCGCTCAATCCGCGGCTGGTCGAGCAGCAGCTGGTCGGCGGCGCCTGGATGGGCGTCAGCCATGCGCTCTACGAAACGCCGGAGCCGTATTATCCGGAGCCGGTGCATGGCCCGCGCGACTTCGTCGAATATCTGATGCCGGGTCCCGGTGACATCTGCCCGCACGACATCGCGGTGCTGGAACGCCCGGCGCCCGACGGTCCGTTCGGCGCCAAGGGACCGGGCGAGATGTGCGCCAATCCGGTGCTGCCCGCGGTTGCTAACGCGATCTTCAACGCCGTCGGCGTCCGGATCGACGATCTGCCAATCACGCCGGAAAAGGTACTGCGCGCGATCCGGGCGCAGGGCGGCGCGCGGCCGCAGCCGCGGCGCTGA
- a CDS encoding MoxR family ATPase — MPVRSNIVGIDSPEALEKALRAAYYLADDGIATASYLSLALGKPLLLEGAPGVGKTEAAKAIAAVLGRRLIRLQCYEGIDASAALYEWNYPRQMLAIRQAGEESIDIYGESFLIERPMLAALRAPDATVLLIDEIDRADQEFEAFLLEFLSDFQISIPERGTVRAAEHPVVVLTSNRTRDLHEALRRRCVYHWIDYPNAEREARIVMMRASSVAEATARAVVAAVGRLRREPLSKAPGVAEAVDWAEAATLLHKGGARWPDAFKRSIGVALKDEEDLHFISPRLDAIIAEAAA, encoded by the coding sequence ATGCCGGTCCGCAGCAACATTGTCGGTATCGACAGCCCCGAGGCGCTGGAGAAGGCGCTGCGTGCGGCCTATTACCTCGCCGACGACGGCATCGCGACCGCCTCCTATCTCTCGCTCGCGCTCGGCAAGCCGCTGCTGCTCGAGGGCGCGCCGGGGGTCGGCAAGACCGAGGCTGCGAAGGCGATCGCCGCCGTGCTCGGCCGCAGGCTGATCCGCCTGCAATGCTATGAGGGCATCGATGCTTCGGCGGCACTCTACGAGTGGAACTATCCGCGCCAGATGCTGGCGATCCGGCAGGCGGGCGAGGAGAGCATCGACATCTACGGCGAGTCGTTCCTGATCGAGCGCCCGATGCTCGCCGCGTTGCGCGCGCCCGACGCGACCGTTCTTCTGATCGACGAGATCGACCGCGCCGACCAGGAGTTCGAGGCGTTCCTGCTCGAATTCCTCTCCGACTTCCAGATCTCGATCCCCGAGCGCGGCACGGTGCGCGCCGCCGAGCATCCCGTGGTGGTGCTGACCTCGAACCGGACGCGCGACCTGCACGAGGCGCTGCGGCGGCGCTGCGTCTATCACTGGATCGACTATCCGAACGCCGAGCGCGAGGCGCGCATCGTGATGATGCGCGCCTCCAGCGTTGCCGAGGCGACTGCCCGCGCCGTGGTCGCCGCCGTCGGTCGGCTGCGCCGCGAGCCGCTGAGCAAGGCGCCGGGGGTGGCCGAAGCGGTCGACTGGGCCGAGGCCGCGACCTTGCTGCACAAAGGCGGCGCACGCTGGCCTGACGCATTCAAGCGCTCGATCGGCGTCGCGCTGAAGGACGAGGAGGATCTGCATTTCATCTCACCCCGGCTCGATGCGATCATCGCGGAGGCAGCCGCGTGA
- a CDS encoding VWA domain-containing protein: MSDDLKLPRAAQIFVTFVALLRANGFSVAPEQTTSFLAAIELLGPRSLEHIRRAGLATLAPPPERRATYDRLFDIHFRGTDAIEQAEGEDEETVRLQEEGRGGDEPPLADEANESGLAAARAEALVERRFAQAATSDPLRRLSRDAAKRLPRRRGHRRRRARSGPFADLRRTLRDSVRNDGEVLRLGRMRRRQRPRKILLLIDVSGSMKARTEENMRLAHLLVQAAGNVEVFTFGTRLTRVTPALRLKRREQALNAASFLVSDWDGGTRIGDALQAFLAVPRFGGYARGAAVVIVSDGLERGDPAALRDAVAKLSRRAWRVSWLTPLATSPGFKPQTEALIAIQRFVDDLVDGGSSAAVVAHLLSLAARRAA; the protein is encoded by the coding sequence GTGAGCGACGATCTCAAGCTGCCGCGCGCCGCGCAGATCTTCGTCACCTTCGTCGCGCTGCTGCGCGCCAACGGCTTTTCGGTCGCGCCGGAGCAGACGACGAGCTTCCTGGCGGCAATCGAGCTGCTCGGGCCGCGCAGCCTGGAGCACATCCGCCGGGCCGGGCTCGCGACGCTGGCGCCGCCACCCGAGCGCCGCGCAACGTATGACCGGTTGTTCGACATCCATTTCCGCGGCACTGATGCGATCGAGCAGGCCGAGGGCGAGGACGAGGAGACTGTCCGCTTGCAGGAAGAAGGCCGCGGCGGGGACGAGCCGCCGCTTGCCGACGAGGCCAATGAATCCGGCCTTGCTGCGGCGCGCGCCGAAGCACTGGTCGAGCGCCGCTTTGCCCAGGCTGCAACCAGCGATCCGCTGCGCCGGCTCTCGCGCGACGCGGCAAAACGGCTGCCGCGAAGGCGCGGCCACCGGCGACGCCGCGCGAGGAGCGGCCCGTTCGCCGACCTCCGCCGCACCCTGCGTGACAGCGTGCGCAATGACGGCGAGGTGCTGCGGCTCGGCCGGATGCGCCGCCGCCAACGTCCGCGCAAGATCCTGCTCCTGATCGACGTCTCCGGCTCGATGAAGGCGCGCACCGAGGAGAATATGCGGCTCGCGCATTTGCTGGTGCAGGCGGCCGGCAATGTCGAGGTGTTCACCTTCGGCACGCGGCTGACCCGTGTCACGCCGGCGCTGCGGCTGAAGCGGCGCGAGCAGGCGCTGAACGCGGCCTCCTTCCTGGTCAGCGACTGGGACGGCGGCACGAGGATCGGCGACGCGCTGCAGGCCTTCCTCGCCGTGCCGCGGTTCGGCGGATATGCCCGCGGCGCCGCGGTCGTGATCGTCTCCGACGGCCTTGAGCGCGGCGACCCGGCGGCACTGCGCGATGCCGTCGCAAAGCTGTCGCGCCGGGCCTGGCGCGTGAGCTGGCTGACGCCGCTCGCGACGTCGCCCGGATTCAAGCCGCAAACTGAGGCACTGATCGCGATCCAGCGCTTTGTCGATGATCTCGTGGACGGCGGATCGAGCGCGGCAGTGGTCGCGCATCTGCTGTCGCTTGCAGCAAGGAGAGCTGCGTGA
- a CDS encoding amidohydrolase family protein, giving the protein MTGIVDGHHHIWRQADLAWLSGPIQPRIFGPYEPIRRDYPIEEYLDDLKGTGVTRSVYVQTNWPNGQFEDEAAWVQQTADQHGWPQALVAYADFSVDDVRPQLDRLKRYPLVRGVRMQLHWHENPLYRFAARPDLCTDPVIRRNVGHLADYGWSFDLQVFATQMADAAGLAEACPEVTFILQHAGMLEDLSPQGRAAWRAGMARLAQCPNVVSKLSGLGTFIHRNDAAHIAGVMIDTVAIFGADRCLFGSNFPIEKLWTSYRDLIDAFKAAAERLSREQREAIFSTTAARVYRLGP; this is encoded by the coding sequence GTGACCGGCATTGTCGACGGACATCATCACATCTGGCGTCAGGCCGATCTCGCCTGGCTCTCCGGCCCGATACAGCCGCGCATCTTCGGCCCCTACGAGCCGATCCGCCGCGACTATCCGATCGAAGAGTATCTCGACGACCTCAAAGGCACCGGCGTCACCCGCTCGGTCTATGTCCAGACCAACTGGCCGAATGGCCAGTTCGAGGACGAAGCAGCCTGGGTGCAGCAGACCGCGGATCAGCACGGCTGGCCGCAGGCGCTCGTCGCCTATGCCGATTTTTCCGTCGACGACGTCCGGCCGCAGCTCGATCGGCTGAAGCGTTATCCGCTGGTCCGCGGCGTGCGCATGCAGCTGCACTGGCACGAAAACCCGCTCTATCGCTTCGCGGCCCGTCCCGATCTCTGCACCGATCCTGTGATCCGGCGCAATGTCGGCCACCTCGCCGACTATGGCTGGAGCTTCGACCTGCAGGTGTTCGCGACGCAGATGGCCGATGCCGCCGGCCTCGCCGAGGCCTGCCCCGAGGTGACATTCATCCTGCAGCATGCCGGCATGCTGGAGGATCTGTCGCCGCAAGGCCGCGCCGCCTGGCGCGCCGGCATGGCCCGGCTCGCGCAGTGTCCCAACGTGGTGTCGAAGCTGTCCGGACTCGGCACCTTCATCCACCGCAACGATGCCGCGCATATCGCCGGCGTCATGATCGACACGGTCGCGATCTTCGGCGCGGACCGCTGCCTGTTCGGTTCGAACTTTCCGATCGAGAAGCTGTGGACCAGCTACCGCGATCTCATCGACGCCTTCAAGGCGGCGGCCGAAAGGCTCAGCCGCGAGCAGCGCGAGGCGATCTTCAGCACAACGGCGGCGCGGGTCTATCGGCTGGGACCGTAG